Proteins co-encoded in one Armatimonadota bacterium genomic window:
- a CDS encoding D-alanyl-D-alanine carboxypeptidase family protein translates to MRLRWLVALGACVAMLGGAAAVTDPARAGVARGSAAAVAGAPPAVDAAAAVLMDVRTGRVLYALEPHRRLAPASTTKILTAILVLERLSLSAPVTISARAATQRDGAAIGLAPGEQWTVDELLHVMLLKSANDAAVALAEAAAGSVEQFVSLMNTRARHLGARNSQFVTPHGLDRPDHYSTAYDLAVIARYGLHHPVFAALVRTRAWVLQRPGREPQEVVTTNRFLARYEGADGVKTGWTARSGPCLVASATRGGWQLLAVVLNSPEVVSAAERLLDYGFVRFEPVRVAAAGQRLATVVVGRRGARVEAVLAADLYAVVPRGTPVASRVVLRQPLSAPVSAGAVVGQVEAVAGGTVVARAPLVAARGVPR, encoded by the coding sequence ATGCGGCTGCGGTGGTTGGTGGCCCTGGGCGCCTGCGTCGCCATGCTCGGCGGCGCCGCAGCAGTGACGGACCCGGCCCGGGCAGGGGTGGCCCGCGGCAGCGCTGCAGCGGTGGCAGGCGCGCCACCGGCGGTGGACGCCGCAGCCGCGGTGCTCATGGACGTGCGCACGGGCCGGGTGCTCTACGCGCTCGAGCCACACCGCCGTCTGGCCCCGGCGTCCACCACGAAGATCCTCACGGCGATCCTGGTACTGGAGCGGCTGTCGCTGTCGGCGCCGGTGACGATCAGCGCGCGCGCGGCGACACAACGTGATGGTGCTGCCATCGGTCTGGCCCCCGGCGAGCAGTGGACCGTGGACGAGCTGCTGCACGTCATGCTGCTGAAGTCGGCGAACGACGCCGCGGTGGCCCTGGCCGAGGCCGCTGCGGGCAGCGTGGAGCAGTTCGTGAGCCTCATGAACACCAGGGCACGCCACCTGGGCGCCCGCAACAGCCAGTTCGTCACCCCCCATGGCCTCGACCGCCCCGACCACTACAGCACGGCCTACGACCTGGCCGTGATTGCTCGCTACGGGCTGCACCACCCGGTGTTCGCCGCGCTGGTCCGTACCCGGGCGTGGGTCCTGCAGCGGCCCGGCCGCGAGCCCCAGGAGGTGGTCACGACCAATCGCTTCCTCGCGCGCTACGAGGGTGCGGACGGCGTCAAGACCGGCTGGACCGCGCGCTCCGGTCCGTGTTTGGTGGCCTCGGCCACGCGCGGTGGATGGCAGCTGCTGGCCGTGGTGCTCAACAGCCCCGAGGTGGTCTCGGCAGCCGAGCGCCTGTTGGACTACGGCTTCGTGCGGTTCGAGCCGGTGCGGGTGGCCGCGGCCGGCCAGCGCCTCGCTACGGTCGTCGTGGGGCGCCGGGGCGCACGGGTCGAGGCCGTGCTGGCCGCCGACCTCTACGCGGTGGTCCCACGGGGGACGCCGGTGGCGTCGCGCGTCGTCCTGCGCCAGCCGCTGAGCGCGCCTGTGTCCGCCGGCGCAGTGGTTGGCCAGGTGGAAGCAGTGGCCGGCGGCACGGTGGTGGCGCGGGCGCCGCTGGTGGCCGCGCGGGGCGTACCCCGGTAG
- a CDS encoding class I SAM-dependent methyltransferase: protein MEAERRTWEARYRSGERPHDGPPSAVLVRWAAQLRPGRALDVATGLGRNALFLARRGWRVDAIDISPTAIREAARRARAQKVRVRWLVADLDRYRLPRARYDLVVNTFFLKRRLFPHLMAAVRPGGLLVVETHLASPRPSADLWATRRAHRLRPGELRRRLRAWEVLELAEGYFTDGGQGRWLGRIVARRPAARVRRRRP from the coding sequence GTGGAGGCCGAACGGCGCACGTGGGAGGCCCGCTACCGCAGCGGAGAACGGCCGCACGACGGCCCGCCGTCTGCGGTGCTCGTCCGCTGGGCGGCGCAGCTGCGGCCAGGACGCGCACTGGACGTCGCCACGGGGTTGGGCCGCAACGCGCTCTTCCTTGCCCGGCGCGGGTGGCGCGTGGACGCGATCGACATCTCGCCGACGGCCATCCGCGAGGCCGCCCGCCGGGCCCGCGCGCAGAAGGTGCGGGTCCGGTGGCTCGTCGCGGATCTCGACCGCTACAGGTTGCCGCGGGCACGGTACGATCTGGTCGTCAACACGTTCTTCCTCAAGCGCCGGCTGTTCCCCCACCTCATGGCGGCGGTGCGTCCCGGCGGGCTGCTGGTAGTGGAAACCCACCTAGCGAGCCCGCGGCCGTCGGCCGACCTCTGGGCCACGCGGCGTGCCCATCGCTTGCGGCCCGGCGAGTTGCGCCGGCGTCTTCGGGCGTGGGAGGTCCTCGAGCTCGCGGAGGGCTACTTCACAGACGGCGGGCAGGGCCGCTGGCTGGGGCGCATCGTGGCGCGCCGGCCGGCGGCGCGCGTGCGGCGGAGGCGCCCGTGA
- the cmk gene encoding (d)CMP kinase, producing the protein MTRRLPVVAIDGRSASGKSTVARAVAARLGFRHVDTGAMYRAVALAALRRGVPLDDPGALAALAASLVIDLRADPAGSRVLIDGEDVTEAIRTPEVSEAASVVSAVADVRAALVPRQRQLGAGGGVVVEGRDIGTVVFPDAEVKVFLDASLEERARRRHAELAARGLRVDLDAVRRQQAERDRRDETRTVSPLRPAADAVVIDTTGRPSHEVVEQVLRLVRERTGVV; encoded by the coding sequence GTGACGCGGCGTCTGCCGGTGGTGGCCATCGACGGCCGCAGCGCCTCGGGCAAGTCGACGGTGGCCCGCGCCGTGGCGGCCCGCCTGGGCTTCCGCCACGTGGACACCGGGGCCATGTACCGTGCGGTGGCCCTGGCCGCCCTGCGCCGCGGCGTCCCGCTGGACGACCCCGGCGCCCTTGCGGCGCTGGCGGCGTCGCTGGTGATCGACCTGCGCGCAGACCCCGCCGGATCTCGCGTCCTCATCGACGGGGAAGACGTGACCGAGGCGATCCGAACGCCCGAGGTGAGCGAGGCCGCCTCTGTGGTCAGCGCGGTGGCGGACGTGCGCGCGGCGCTCGTGCCGCGGCAGCGGCAGCTGGGCGCCGGTGGGGGCGTGGTGGTGGAGGGGCGCGATATCGGCACCGTCGTCTTCCCCGATGCGGAGGTCAAGGTCTTCCTCGACGCCTCGCTGGAGGAACGCGCCCGCCGCCGCCACGCAGAACTCGCCGCCAGGGGCCTGCGCGTCGATCTCGACGCCGTGCGCCGCCAGCAGGCCGAGCGCGACCGACGCGACGAGACCCGCACGGTCTCCCCGCTGCGGCCGGCCGCGGACGCCGTGGTCATCGACACCACCGGCCGTCCATCCCACGAGGTCGTCGAGCAGGTCCTCCGGCTCGTGCGGGAGCGTACCGGTGTGGTATAG
- a CDS encoding lysophospholipid acyltransferase family protein — protein MWYSFWKRFFLLWLRVQCRFRVDGAHHEPASGPVLVVANHTSAADPVLVAIALRRRVITMGKEELFRVPVLGWWLRSLGGFPVRRGEPDRRALQVAALELARGGVVVIFPEGTRSVDGRLQPAEPGAALLALRTGAPVLPVAVVGAHRMLPKGARLPRPYPIVVRLGPPLYPPRLDGRIARDVLDAWGQRFIDALAALLPADQQPARGATAPAPSGPAAPR, from the coding sequence GTGTGGTATAGCTTCTGGAAGCGGTTCTTCCTGCTCTGGTTGCGGGTGCAGTGCCGCTTCCGCGTGGACGGCGCGCACCACGAGCCCGCCTCCGGTCCTGTCCTGGTCGTGGCGAACCACACCAGCGCCGCCGACCCGGTGCTGGTCGCGATCGCCCTGCGCCGTCGTGTGATCACCATGGGGAAAGAAGAGCTGTTCCGGGTGCCCGTGCTCGGCTGGTGGTTGCGCTCGCTGGGCGGGTTCCCGGTGCGGCGGGGCGAGCCCGACCGTCGCGCCCTGCAGGTCGCCGCCCTGGAACTGGCGCGCGGTGGCGTGGTGGTGATCTTCCCCGAGGGGACGCGCAGCGTCGACGGGCGCCTCCAGCCCGCCGAGCCCGGCGCCGCACTGCTGGCGCTCCGCACCGGTGCGCCGGTGCTGCCGGTGGCCGTGGTGGGCGCGCACCGAATGCTGCCCAAGGGCGCACGGCTCCCGCGTCCATACCCGATCGTCGTGCGCCTCGGGCCGCCCCTGTACCCGCCCCGCCTGGACGGCCGCATCGCCCGCGACGTGCTGGACGCCTGGGGCCAGCGGTTCATCGACGCACTGGCCGCGCTGCTGCCGGCCGACCAGCAACCCGCCCGCGGCGCTACGGCGCCAGCACCGTCAGGGCCCGCGGCACCACGCTGA
- a CDS encoding diacylglycerol kinase family lipid kinase, with amino-acid sequence MRVCAIVNPQAGWGRGARIWPQVRSVLEQAGWSIAATMTERRGHALEVARTARADLVVAVGGDGTAHEVVNGLLATGRGGPLGIVPVGTGCDFARAIGLPRDALAAARALPGCGLRQVDVGRVNDRYFVTIAGVGFDGEVAARVNRWPKLVGGTVMYVAGILTTLATYTPAEVDLEVDGASTRERIFLLAVGNTAWNAGGMWLVPGARPDDGVLDAVVAGPLGRLETLAVLPKVFSGRHVHHAKVRQVRARVIRVRGGPLAIQADGELVGRLPATFSVVPRALTVLAP; translated from the coding sequence GTGCGCGTCTGCGCCATCGTCAACCCGCAAGCCGGATGGGGCCGCGGCGCCCGCATCTGGCCCCAGGTGCGTTCGGTGCTGGAACAGGCCGGCTGGTCGATTGCGGCCACCATGACGGAGCGGCGCGGACACGCCCTGGAGGTGGCGCGGACGGCGCGTGCGGACCTGGTGGTGGCCGTCGGCGGCGACGGCACGGCCCACGAGGTGGTCAACGGCTTGCTGGCGACGGGCCGGGGCGGCCCGCTGGGCATCGTCCCCGTGGGAACGGGCTGCGACTTCGCCCGCGCCATCGGGCTGCCGCGCGACGCGCTGGCGGCGGCCAGGGCGCTGCCGGGCTGCGGCCTGCGCCAGGTCGACGTGGGCCGGGTGAACGACCGGTACTTCGTGACGATCGCCGGCGTGGGATTCGACGGCGAGGTCGCGGCCCGCGTGAACCGCTGGCCCAAACTCGTCGGCGGCACGGTGATGTACGTCGCGGGCATTCTGACGACGCTGGCCACCTACACGCCCGCCGAGGTCGACCTGGAGGTGGACGGGGCGTCCACGCGTGAGCGCATCTTCCTGCTGGCGGTGGGCAACACGGCCTGGAACGCCGGCGGCATGTGGCTCGTGCCCGGCGCGCGGCCCGACGACGGCGTGCTCGACGCGGTCGTGGCTGGCCCGCTGGGCCGGCTCGAGACCCTGGCCGTACTGCCGAAGGTGTTTTCCGGCCGGCACGTCCACCACGCCAAGGTGCGCCAGGTACGCGCGCGTGTGATCCGCGTCCGGGGCGGCCCCCTGGCCATTCAGGCCGACGGGGAACTCGTCGGTCGCCTGCCGGCGACGTTCAGCGTGGTGCCGCGGGCCCTGACGGTGCTGGCGCCGTAG
- a CDS encoding glycerol-3-phosphate responsive antiterminator produces the protein MSPPGGRPGEAEPAAVGWRRIAAGLRRFPVVPALRGIEDAREALHRPGAAVLVFKGTIFTLREVLQLAAGRRPVLVHLDLLEGIGKDEAGVQLLAELGLQGIASTRAQLVRHAVRHGLVAIQRVFAVDSDALATGLASARDAGPHAVEVLPGLMVPYVSDLLGRGLEVPVLGAGLVRTPDHVRTILAAGAVGVSSSTRALWGLEAPDLR, from the coding sequence GTGAGCCCGCCCGGCGGACGGCCCGGTGAGGCCGAGCCCGCGGCCGTGGGGTGGCGGCGGATCGCGGCGGGCCTGCGGCGGTTTCCGGTGGTGCCAGCACTGCGCGGAATCGAGGATGCCCGTGAGGCCCTGCACCGTCCCGGGGCGGCGGTGCTGGTGTTCAAGGGGACCATCTTCACGCTGCGGGAGGTGCTGCAGCTGGCCGCGGGGCGACGGCCGGTACTGGTGCACCTCGACCTGCTGGAGGGGATCGGCAAGGACGAAGCCGGCGTGCAGCTGCTGGCCGAGCTGGGACTCCAGGGCATCGCCAGCACCCGCGCGCAGCTGGTGCGTCACGCGGTCCGTCACGGGCTGGTGGCGATCCAGCGGGTCTTCGCCGTGGATTCCGACGCGCTGGCGACCGGCCTGGCCTCGGCGCGCGACGCGGGCCCCCATGCCGTCGAAGTGCTCCCGGGCTTGATGGTGCCCTACGTCAGCGACCTGCTGGGCCGGGGGTTGGAGGTGCCGGTGCTGGGTGCCGGGCTGGTGCGCACGCCGGACCACGTCCGGACCATTCTGGCCGCAGGCGCGGTGGGCGTCTCCAGCAGCACCCGGGCCCTGTGGGGGCTGGAAGCCCCCGACCTCCGGTAG
- a CDS encoding ABC transporter substrate-binding protein encodes MKGPRTWLPMLSLLVCVVVATGVVALGAPAPRLVRLTFYYPVGVAGPLARVIDEMVGEFNKQTPGIEVVPVYSGDYDPTMQKVQTAVMGGNPPDIAIVEISEMPTLLAMDALIELDGYVRAEGRSWLADFFPAFLQNSYSDGKFYAVPFQRSTPVFYWNKEAFKEVGLDPDRPPTTWDELEDYAKKLVKRDAAGNIQRWGVTISGGWNDWLFEAFVRQNGSELLNYERRRLRFDSPEAIEALRFWVTLTNDLKVAPPHSTWASTPPDFVAGRTAMLYHSTGILTFLKNSAKFPFGVAFMPRKKQYGAEVGGGNFYVFKKIPKANQDAAWQFIRWMVTPERAAQWSMASGYIAVRRSAYEVPAMREFTDKNPEYLVAREQLQYAAGKMMAPNFQRLREILKRALDDATGGRVPPDAALRQAQREAERVLGAWLRPQ; translated from the coding sequence GTGAAAGGACCTCGAACATGGCTGCCGATGCTCAGCCTGCTGGTCTGTGTGGTCGTGGCAACCGGTGTCGTCGCGCTGGGCGCCCCGGCACCACGGCTCGTGCGCCTCACGTTCTACTACCCCGTGGGAGTGGCGGGGCCGCTGGCGCGCGTCATCGACGAGATGGTCGGGGAGTTCAACAAGCAGACGCCAGGCATCGAGGTCGTACCCGTCTACTCCGGCGACTACGACCCGACCATGCAAAAGGTGCAGACGGCGGTCATGGGGGGCAACCCGCCCGACATCGCGATCGTCGAGATCTCCGAGATGCCGACCCTGCTGGCCATGGATGCGCTGATCGAGCTGGATGGCTACGTGCGTGCCGAGGGGCGCTCGTGGCTGGCGGACTTCTTCCCGGCCTTCCTGCAGAACAGCTACTCCGATGGCAAGTTCTATGCCGTGCCGTTCCAGCGAAGCACGCCCGTTTTCTACTGGAACAAGGAGGCGTTCAAGGAGGTGGGGCTTGATCCCGATCGCCCGCCCACGACCTGGGATGAACTCGAGGACTACGCGAAGAAGCTCGTCAAACGCGACGCTGCCGGCAACATCCAGCGCTGGGGGGTGACGATCTCCGGAGGGTGGAACGACTGGCTGTTCGAGGCGTTCGTCCGCCAGAACGGCAGCGAGCTGCTGAACTACGAACGGCGCAGGCTGCGCTTCGACTCCCCTGAGGCGATCGAGGCGCTACGCTTCTGGGTCACTTTGACCAACGACCTCAAGGTGGCCCCGCCCCACAGCACCTGGGCGTCCACGCCTCCGGACTTCGTCGCCGGGCGGACGGCCATGCTGTACCATTCGACGGGCATTCTAACGTTCCTGAAGAACTCCGCGAAGTTCCCGTTCGGCGTGGCGTTCATGCCCCGGAAGAAGCAGTACGGCGCAGAGGTGGGCGGCGGCAACTTCTACGTGTTCAAGAAGATTCCCAAAGCCAACCAGGACGCCGCCTGGCAGTTCATCCGGTGGATGGTGACGCCCGAACGCGCCGCCCAGTGGTCCATGGCCTCGGGGTACATCGCGGTGCGGCGGTCCGCGTACGAAGTGCCCGCCATGCGCGAGTTCACCGACAAGAACCCCGAGTACCTCGTAGCGCGTGAGCAGCTGCAGTACGCAGCGGGCAAGATGATGGCACCCAACTTCCAGCGGCTGCGGGAGATCCTCAAGCGGGCCCTCGACGACGCCACGGGCGGGCGCGTCCCGCCGGATGCTGCGCTGCGCCAGGCGCAGCGCGAGGCCGAGCGCGTCCTGGGCGCGTGGTTGAGACCGCAGTAA
- a CDS encoding sugar ABC transporter permease gives MPPGGRRAGVWRGERALLYLLPSLVFLAVFTYIPMLRALATSVLAWNVAHPQPVFVGLRNYQQLLTEPVFRLVVRNTFLFAAVGIPVTIGLGLFLAVLLNERLGVLRAVYRAAVFYPTMLPMAAAAMLWVWLLNPGIGLVNYYLGKLGVPRIEWLYDMNWALPAIMVTWIWKNVGYLTILYLAGLQAIPSDLLEAASVEGAGFWQRFRHVTWPLLGPTTVFVVVVSVINSFQIFDAVHIMTQGGPADRTNVLVYYVYQQAFRFWDIGVASALTVLFVGFLLLLILVAVRRMEQAVFYEV, from the coding sequence GTGCCGCCTGGCGGTCGGCGTGCCGGGGTCTGGCGGGGGGAGCGGGCGCTTCTCTACCTGCTCCCCTCGCTGGTCTTCCTGGCGGTGTTCACCTACATCCCCATGCTGCGGGCGCTGGCGACCAGCGTGCTGGCGTGGAACGTGGCACACCCGCAGCCTGTCTTCGTCGGACTCCGCAACTACCAGCAACTGCTAACAGAACCGGTGTTCCGCTTGGTGGTGCGGAACACGTTCCTGTTCGCCGCCGTGGGGATCCCCGTGACCATCGGGCTGGGGCTGTTCCTGGCAGTGCTTTTGAACGAACGCTTGGGGGTCTTGCGGGCGGTGTACCGGGCGGCGGTGTTCTACCCCACGATGCTGCCCATGGCCGCGGCGGCCATGCTCTGGGTGTGGTTGCTGAATCCGGGCATCGGCCTGGTGAACTACTACCTGGGCAAACTCGGCGTGCCGCGCATCGAGTGGCTGTACGACATGAACTGGGCGCTCCCGGCCATCATGGTGACGTGGATCTGGAAGAACGTGGGCTACCTCACCATCCTGTACCTGGCCGGGCTCCAGGCGATTCCGTCCGATCTGCTCGAAGCTGCCAGCGTGGAAGGTGCCGGCTTCTGGCAGCGGTTTCGGCACGTGACCTGGCCGCTGCTGGGGCCCACGACGGTGTTCGTCGTGGTGGTGTCGGTCATCAACTCCTTCCAGATCTTCGATGCGGTGCACATCATGACGCAAGGCGGGCCGGCAGATCGCACCAACGTGCTGGTGTACTACGTCTACCAGCAGGCCTTTCGGTTCTGGGATATCGGGGTGGCCAGTGCGCTCACCGTGTTGTTCGTGGGGTTCCTGCTGTTGCTGATCCTCGTTGCGGTCCGCCGCATGGAGCAGGCGGTGTTCTATGAGGTCTAG
- a CDS encoding carbohydrate ABC transporter permease, with protein MAWVRRQAAAAALHGVLASAALVMLAPYLWALSASVKSRAEVFTPVPQWWPSTWQWTNYLDVFRYAPFGTYFLNTVVVVLGILGVQLVTITLAAFAFARMEFRFRDVLFYLFIVQMMLPVHAVIVPNYLTMKSLGLLDTRLAMMLPFWASGYGTFLLRQAFRQVPQELEDAALIDGCSGLRFLWSILLPQVRPTLVAFSLISIVTHWNDFLWPLIVTNTPSVRTLTIGLAMFVQQESGADWTLLMAATVLVTLPLLVAFVVFQRKFVESFMYAGLR; from the coding sequence ATGGCATGGGTGCGGCGACAGGCGGCGGCCGCCGCGCTTCATGGCGTCCTGGCCAGCGCCGCGCTGGTGATGCTGGCGCCGTACCTGTGGGCCCTGTCGGCCTCCGTGAAGAGCCGTGCCGAGGTGTTTACCCCGGTGCCCCAGTGGTGGCCGTCAACGTGGCAGTGGACCAACTACCTCGACGTGTTCCGCTATGCGCCGTTTGGCACGTACTTCCTCAACACGGTGGTCGTCGTCCTCGGGATCCTCGGCGTGCAGCTGGTGACCATCACGCTGGCGGCGTTTGCCTTCGCCCGCATGGAGTTCCGCTTTCGCGACGTGCTCTTCTACCTGTTCATCGTGCAGATGATGCTGCCCGTGCATGCCGTCATCGTGCCGAACTACCTGACCATGAAGAGCCTGGGGTTGCTCGACACCCGGCTGGCGATGATGCTGCCGTTCTGGGCCAGCGGGTACGGCACCTTCTTGTTGCGGCAGGCGTTCCGGCAGGTACCCCAGGAGCTCGAGGACGCGGCATTGATCGACGGATGCAGTGGGCTTCGCTTCCTCTGGAGCATCCTGCTGCCCCAGGTGCGGCCCACGCTGGTGGCGTTCTCGCTCATCAGCATCGTGACCCACTGGAACGACTTCCTGTGGCCGCTGATCGTCACCAACACCCCAAGCGTCCGGACGCTGACGATTGGCCTGGCGATGTTCGTGCAGCAAGAGAGTGGCGCCGACTGGACCCTGCTCATGGCGGCCACGGTGCTGGTGACGTTGCCCCTGCTGGTGGCGTTCGTGGTGTTCCAGCGGAAGTTCGTCGAGAGCTTCATGTACGCGGGGTTGCGGTGA
- a CDS encoding extracellular solute-binding protein, whose protein sequence is MRTGALAVALAAVVLPAAWLGAQPAIEDRLVIITPVARTVADPTVAAFREFARRQFNVDVRVTVVSAGTPVAYGRIREWGGRPEADIFWGGEPALFDDLAERKLLAPLELPEAVWREIPAAIGTPKQVLLKDPRGFWVGCCLTPYGLVYHPRLLKRLGMDAIRDWDDLLDCRLKGQVAQATPDRSSSNHASYEVILQMHGWQKGWEWAQRLGANTGIFVARSRDVPTVVAKGEFAVGFAVPAYMAFEDVLDGHDLKYVHPTAAFVTPEPLAILAGSRNPRAARAFIQYALSDEGQRVMMARGQYGITPKHRMEGPPGSPLARMAEFAGIKSFFDRPVRNVYDDNVAQQRYSLVNDTFRKLIVERHNELKRLYCP, encoded by the coding sequence ATGCGGACAGGTGCGCTGGCAGTGGCACTCGCGGCCGTGGTCCTGCCGGCCGCGTGGCTCGGCGCCCAGCCGGCCATCGAGGACCGGCTGGTGATCATCACGCCGGTGGCGCGGACCGTGGCCGACCCCACCGTGGCCGCGTTTCGCGAGTTCGCGCGGCGGCAGTTCAACGTCGACGTGCGGGTGACGGTGGTCTCCGCCGGCACCCCGGTGGCCTACGGCCGCATCCGCGAGTGGGGCGGCCGGCCCGAGGCCGACATCTTCTGGGGCGGGGAGCCGGCCCTGTTCGACGACCTGGCCGAGCGGAAACTGCTGGCCCCCCTGGAGCTGCCCGAGGCCGTCTGGCGCGAGATCCCGGCGGCCATCGGCACCCCCAAGCAGGTGCTCCTGAAGGACCCGCGGGGGTTCTGGGTGGGATGCTGCCTGACGCCCTACGGGCTGGTCTACCACCCGCGGCTGCTGAAGCGGCTGGGGATGGACGCGATCCGCGACTGGGACGACCTGCTCGACTGCCGGCTGAAGGGCCAGGTGGCCCAGGCCACGCCCGACCGCTCCAGCTCCAACCACGCCTCCTACGAGGTCATCCTGCAGATGCACGGCTGGCAGAAGGGGTGGGAGTGGGCCCAGCGTCTGGGCGCCAACACCGGCATCTTCGTCGCCCGCAGCCGCGACGTGCCCACCGTGGTGGCCAAGGGCGAGTTCGCCGTGGGCTTCGCGGTGCCGGCCTACATGGCGTTCGAGGACGTGCTGGACGGCCACGACCTGAAGTACGTGCACCCCACGGCGGCCTTCGTCACCCCCGAGCCGCTGGCCATCCTGGCCGGATCGCGCAACCCGCGGGCGGCCCGGGCCTTCATCCAGTACGCGCTCAGCGACGAGGGGCAGCGGGTGATGATGGCCCGCGGCCAGTACGGCATCACCCCCAAGCACCGGATGGAAGGGCCGCCGGGCTCGCCGCTGGCGCGCATGGCCGAGTTTGCAGGCATCAAGTCGTTCTTCGACCGGCCCGTGCGCAACGTCTACGACGACAACGTGGCCCAGCAGCGCTACAGCCTGGTCAACGATACGTTCCGCAAGCTCATCGTGGAGCGGCACAACGAGCTGAAGCGCCTCTACTGCCCGTGA
- a CDS encoding ABC transporter ATP-binding protein produces MQVRLTDVVKRFGPVEAMAGVSVTITDGEFFTLLGPSGCGKTTTLRVIAGFYDPDAGTVHFDDTLMNGVPPAERGIGIVFQNYALWPHMTVYENVAYGLRLRRVPPDEIRRRVEATLEQVGLQGLGDRTPGQLSGGQQQRVAVARALVLNPRVLLLDEPLSNLDAKVRARLRSEIRRLQQELRITTIYVTHDQEEAMVLSDRIAVMDRGRILQIGTPVDLYERPASLFVADFIGTNNLVAGTVTASHDGQVVVETPAGPLRGVARDALPPGSRAVVAVRPEHLVLAREAPGPLDVTLRGRVVLSQYLGNVVRYELETGGGIVMLVDVHDPRRHRLLAPGAEVTVGFAATSALVFPEDRRA; encoded by the coding sequence ATGCAGGTCCGCCTGACCGACGTCGTCAAGCGGTTCGGCCCGGTCGAGGCCATGGCCGGGGTGTCGGTGACCATCACCGACGGCGAGTTCTTCACCCTGCTGGGGCCCTCGGGTTGCGGCAAGACCACGACGCTGCGAGTCATCGCGGGCTTCTACGACCCCGACGCGGGGACCGTGCACTTCGACGACACCCTCATGAACGGCGTCCCGCCCGCCGAGCGCGGGATCGGCATCGTCTTCCAGAACTACGCGCTGTGGCCGCACATGACCGTCTACGAGAACGTGGCCTACGGCCTGCGTCTACGGCGCGTACCCCCCGACGAGATCCGCCGCCGGGTCGAGGCGACGCTCGAGCAGGTGGGGCTGCAGGGCCTGGGCGACCGCACGCCGGGCCAGCTCTCCGGGGGCCAGCAGCAGCGCGTGGCCGTGGCGCGGGCGCTGGTGTTGAACCCCCGGGTGCTGCTGCTCGACGAGCCGCTCTCCAACCTCGACGCCAAGGTGCGCGCCCGGCTGCGCAGCGAGATCCGCCGCCTGCAGCAGGAGCTGCGCATCACGACGATCTACGTCACCCACGACCAGGAAGAGGCCATGGTCCTCTCCGACCGCATCGCGGTCATGGACCGGGGCAGGATCCTCCAGATCGGGACGCCGGTGGACCTCTACGAGCGTCCGGCCAGCCTGTTCGTCGCCGACTTCATCGGGACCAACAACCTGGTCGCCGGCACCGTGACGGCGTCCCACGACGGCCAGGTCGTGGTGGAGACCCCGGCAGGCCCGCTCCGGGGGGTCGCGCGCGATGCGCTCCCCCCGGGCAGCCGCGCGGTGGTGGCGGTGCGCCCGGAGCACCTGGTCCTGGCGCGGGAAGCGCCGGGACCGCTGGACGTGACGCTGCGGGGTCGGGTGGTGCTCTCGCAGTACCTGGGCAACGTCGTGCGGTACGAGCTGGAGACGGGCGGGGGGATCGTGATGCTGGTCGACGTGCACGACCCGCGCCGCCACCGCCTCCTGGCCCCCGGGGCGGAGGTCACCGTGGGGTTTGCCGCTACCTCGGCGCTGGTCTTCCCGGAGGACCGACGGGCGTGA